In the genome of Hymenobacter taeanensis, one region contains:
- a CDS encoding ABC transporter permease, which produces MKRKQWSTHVAAWGWLLLVGLAALAAPSVSPPPDLLNTLVPPFHMPNWLGTDTVGHDIWNSLLAGARSTLLISLPAALLSNLLGGCLGVAAGFFGNSRLRVATSWCIGSLAAVLALVAGIGLLWDSPSLLLLFTIGIGGAAGTLLHRTHWGRRPLPVPLDTFVQSLIALLDSIPLLVLVLTVAAIQQPSPLGLVVLLTVTCWTTPARLLRAATLRTASLPYVLAAEAAGIPPLQIVRKHIALNVWPVLRIRIPLSIALIIGLETTLAFLGVGLPPDVASWGRLLASSRLAPTAWWLIGWPSAALFLTIWALQTLGQPKNLAVATHNDVTK; this is translated from the coding sequence ATGAAGCGCAAGCAGTGGAGCACGCATGTAGCCGCTTGGGGCTGGCTCTTGCTAGTAGGCCTAGCTGCCCTAGCGGCACCCTCTGTTTCGCCCCCGCCTGATTTGCTCAATACGCTGGTGCCGCCTTTTCACATGCCAAACTGGCTCGGCACCGATACTGTAGGCCACGATATTTGGAACAGCTTGCTAGCTGGCGCGCGCTCTACCCTACTCATCAGCTTGCCCGCGGCCTTACTCTCTAACTTGCTGGGTGGCTGCCTGGGTGTGGCAGCTGGGTTCTTCGGGAACAGCCGCCTGCGTGTTGCAACAAGCTGGTGCATAGGCAGCCTGGCCGCCGTGCTTGCGCTGGTGGCAGGTATTGGTTTACTCTGGGACTCCCCCTCGTTACTCCTGCTATTCACTATTGGCATCGGAGGAGCTGCTGGAACCCTTTTGCACCGTACCCACTGGGGCCGCCGGCCACTGCCCGTGCCACTAGACACATTTGTTCAGTCACTTATTGCCCTGCTTGATTCAATTCCGCTGTTGGTATTGGTTTTGACCGTGGCGGCCATTCAGCAGCCTTCTCCGCTGGGCTTGGTAGTGCTGCTCACTGTTACCTGCTGGACCACCCCCGCCCGCCTGCTACGCGCCGCCACCTTGCGCACGGCTTCTCTGCCCTACGTGCTGGCGGCAGAAGCCGCCGGTATTCCGCCGCTACAAATCGTGCGGAAGCACATAGCTTTAAACGTATGGCCGGTGTTGCGAATACGCATTCCGCTTAGCATTGCACTGATAATAGGCCTAGAAACCACCCTGGCGTTTTTGGGAGTAGGGCTGCCACCGGACGTAGCCAGTTGGGGGCGGCTGTTAGCTTCTTCTCGCTTAGCCCCAACTGCCTGGTGGCTGATTGGGTGGCCTAGCGCTGCTCTTTTTCTGACCATTTGGGCCTTACAGACCCTGGGGCAGCCTAAAAATTTAGCAGTAGCTACACACAATGATGTCACAAAATGA